A stretch of Pseudoprevotella muciniphila DNA encodes these proteins:
- a CDS encoding acyltransferase family protein, whose protein sequence is MKAKTHFLLLDALRGVAALIVLVYHFFEGFATSSQDQMCNHGYLAVDFFFILSGFVIGYAYDDRWKTMSMGTFFKRRLIRLHPMVIAGVLIGAATFVLQGSEHWDGTKVSTSMLMLAMLLNLFMLPVFPGMGPEVRGNGEMFPLNGPNWSLFFEYIGNICYAIFIHRLSTKVLTGLVVILGAMLGAYCLFNMSGDWHLGVGWSMDSWGFPGGLLRMLFSYTLGMLLSRKFRPCRAPGAFGISTFILVALLPLPFLGEVYNALFEFFCIAAVFPFVVWYAASGSVSGKVSKKVCTFLGDISYPVYVVHYPFMYLFYDWVWDNKVPLAQAWPYGVLVIVGSVLLAWVLLNVYDKPVRKWMGNRLT, encoded by the coding sequence ATGAAAGCCAAAACACATTTCCTGCTGCTCGACGCTTTGCGTGGTGTAGCGGCACTGATTGTGCTGGTTTATCATTTTTTTGAGGGTTTCGCCACATCTTCGCAGGACCAGATGTGCAACCACGGCTATCTTGCCGTCGATTTCTTCTTTATCCTTTCGGGGTTTGTGATAGGCTATGCCTACGACGACAGATGGAAGACAATGAGCATGGGCACATTCTTCAAGCGGCGACTCATACGTCTGCATCCGATGGTCATCGCAGGAGTGCTGATTGGTGCTGCAACATTTGTTCTGCAAGGCAGTGAGCATTGGGACGGCACAAAAGTGAGCACTTCGATGCTGATGTTGGCAATGTTGCTCAACCTCTTCATGTTGCCCGTCTTTCCCGGCATGGGACCGGAAGTGCGCGGCAATGGCGAAATGTTTCCGTTGAATGGGCCCAACTGGTCGCTCTTTTTTGAATATATAGGTAACATCTGCTACGCCATTTTCATCCACCGGCTGTCCACGAAAGTCCTCACAGGGTTGGTCGTCATTTTGGGAGCAATGCTCGGAGCATATTGTTTGTTCAATATGTCGGGCGATTGGCATCTTGGGGTAGGGTGGAGCATGGACAGCTGGGGATTTCCCGGCGGGCTGCTCAGAATGCTCTTTTCATATACTTTGGGCATGTTGTTGTCGCGTAAGTTCCGCCCTTGTCGTGCACCGGGTGCTTTCGGCATAAGCACGTTTATTCTGGTGGCATTGCTGCCGTTGCCTTTCCTCGGAGAGGTGTATAATGCGCTTTTCGAGTTCTTTTGCATAGCGGCAGTCTTCCCGTTCGTAGTTTGGTATGCTGCATCAGGCAGTGTGAGCGGAAAGGTTTCGAAGAAAGTATGCACGTTCCTAGGCGACATATCCTATCCGGTTTATGTGGTACACTATCCTTTCATGTATCTCTTCTACGACTGGGTGTGGGACAACAAGGTACCGCTCGCCCAGGCCTGGCCCTACGGGGTGCTCGTCATCGTGGGGTCTGTATTGCTCGCATGGGTGCTACTCAATGTTTATGACAAGCCCGTTCGGAAATGGATGGGAAATAGGTTGACATAG